A window of bacterium genomic DNA:
TAGAAAAGCCCGGTCAAAGGTTTTTTCATCATAAATGGATCTAAATTTCTCAAATAAAGTCTTTCGGTAAAACCCAAATTCCTCATAGTAAACGCATGGGGGAATACAAAAACTATCCAAAAGGGGTTGTGGAGCCCTTGTCAGTTTCATTGCACTATCCACATAAGAAAATTCTTCATAAAGCCCTGCTGTATCAAGCATTACCAGGTCCTTTGATTCAAATCTGGATAAATAGTTCTTAAAAGACTCCCTTTTATCCCTGTGATTCCTATAGAAATTCCATAAAGTCTGCCAATTCCCCCTTGATTCGCTGAAAATTTTTATTAAAACGGTATCAAAAACTGAATCCACAAAGGGAAACTCCAGTTTTTTGAAATATCTCTTCCTTGCATGTTGTAGAGTTTCTAAATCTGGTAAATACCGGGCTCTATCCGTATCTGGCGACGTCCGCACCGTCCTTAACACAAACAGAGTGTCTATTTCTGAGTCTTTAACTAAATCCAGACTAACCTCAACGGTATCCTCCTCTGGCCTTAAAAAGTAGAAGGCCCTTCTACTGCCCTTTTGCGCGTAGAGCAGAAAATCCGTTCTTCCAAGGGTGAAAGTTCCCATTCCATTACTCAAACTGCAGGCATAAACAGGCACAAAGGCAGAATAATTCCAAACATTCACAGAAAAAGATACATCCTTTGCGGGACGACCGTTATCAAAAACTTTCACTTTCAAAACAAAGGGATTGGTATAATTCCTCGTCACATTCAACAAAGTATAATTCTTGTACTTTCTAAGCACTTCATCGGATGAACTTTTAACATTGCCAAAGGCTACCGCAAGTACTATTCCCGCCCTCTTTGAGGGTTCTCGGAACCAGGCAAAATTTAAGTCCGTTGGTTCCGCAGAGCCAAGGAATTTCCATCCCTCTTCAGTCCAAACTTCCACCCATGCATGGTTAGACTCGGTAAATGGCCACCAGGGTGTGTAAACGTAGCGAACGGGAATCCCCACTGTTCTAAGGGCTTTCATAAAAAGGATTGTCATTTCCTCGCATCTTCCAAAACCTCTTTTAAGGGTAGCCGTTGCTGATTGATCCCATGGTGCAGTAGGTTTATATTCCATGTGAGTAAAACACCACTCGTTTATTTTGAGTATCGCCTCCTTCATGTTTTCGCAATCCTTTACCAGATTATATAGTGTATCTTTATAGAGCCAGGTAAAATTCTCGAGGGGCTCCTGAGAAACTCTCGGTGGAATTACATAGTGGTATATTAGCTCATCAGATAATGTCTTGCCCCATGGGAGCCTTTCCATATTTATTTTTATTGCCAGGAAGTGCTTTAAGAAGTTTTCCTCATTAAAGTTAATTCTATCAACAGGGGTGGAATAATCCCAGACAAACTTAGCCCACTCCCCTACTCCCACTTCATATGCTTTGTCTATAAGCGGATTACTTTGCATCCCGATCAATAAATAAATCAATATCTTCATGATCTAAACCTCCTGCGTCTCGCCAAGAAAAAGCTCGCCTTGCAAGGCAGACTTTCCAAGCTTTTTACCCTTAATAGCTATGTAGGGAAGCGCCTTCCTCAAATTTGGATAAAATTTTAGAGCATTTAATATTTGGTATGTTGAGAGGGCTTTCCTTTTCTTTAAAATCCATCTCGCTGTTCTCGGCCCAATTCCAGGAACTCTTAAAAGTTTGAAGTAATCAGCCTTGGTTAACTCTACTGGGAAAAATTCTGGATGTTGTAAAGCCCATAACTCTTTCGGATCCTTTGTGAGGCTCAGAAAACCTCTAATATCAAAATTGAGCTCACTTAAGGTAAATCCGTACTTCCTTATTAAGTAATCTGCCTGATACAGCCTCACTTCCCGCACCAAATTTGTAGGAGGTTTGTTCTGTAGAGGAGTTTTAGGTATAGGTTGGAAAGCACTGTAATAAGCTCTTGAAAGTCTCAGTTTCCGATAGAGTCTATCCACCGTTTGCAAAATTTCAAAATCAGTTTCTTCGGCAACCCCAACAACAAACTGCGTTGTAAATCCGTCCTTCAGTATGTCCCGTTGGCTCTCTTTGATTATTGAAATCCTATTAAGTTTTTCCAGCAAATCATTAGCAAGTTCCTTTTTTGAAGAAACCTTCCTTAAATAAGCATCGTTAGGAACTTCCAGATTGACGGAAACCCGTGAAGCTAACCTCACAGCTTCTTCAACGGTCTGAAGCGAAACGCCGGGTAAAATTTTAAGATGCACATAACCTTTAAAATGATACTTTTTTCTCAAAAGCCACACTGTATCAATTAGTTCCCTCATGGTCCTCTCAGGATTTCCCTTTACCCCCGACGAAAGAAATAAACCATTAACTAAACCTCTCTGATAAAGATTTACGAAAATTTCTGCAAGTTCTTCCGAAGTAAAGGATACCCTTCTCACGTCCATAAATTTGGAAATTGAACAGTAAGCGCAGTCATTCTCACAGTAGTTTGAAAGTAAAACCTTTAGGAGGCGAACTCTTCTCCCATCAGGTAAGAGCTCGGGATAAATCCATCGAGTATGATAAAGATCCTTAATTCTCCTTACTTCTTTTGAAAGGAAACAATCACCGCATAAATCGTATCTGGCTGATTCTATAAGCAACTTGATTTTGGACACCCGATCCATGTTGTTATCAATATATTAATCCCGAAAGCCAGTTTTTAAAACCCTTGCAAATCCAATGCTCAATCTTTAAACTTATGTTAGAAAGGAGGTAAAAATGAAGGGAAATGAAAAAATACTGGAAGTGCTAAATGACCTATTGGCCGATGAAATTACGGCAATAAATCAGTATATTGTGCATGCTGAAATGTGTGAAAGCTGGGGATACGAAAAGCTTAACAAAATGATAGAAGACAGGGCAAAGGTTGAGATGAAACACATGGAAATGCTTATAAAAAGAATTCTTTTCCTGGAAGGTGATCCAACAGTTACTAAGCTAAAAAAGATTACCATTGGTTCTACTGTTGAAGAAATGTTCAAAAATGACTGGCAAGCCGAGTATGATG
This region includes:
- the bfr gene encoding bacterioferritin, which gives rise to MKGNEKILEVLNDLLADEITAINQYIVHAEMCESWGYEKLNKMIEDRAKVEMKHMEMLIKRILFLEGDPTVTKLKKITIGSTVEEMFKNDWQAEYDAIEAYNKAIKLCTELGDNGTKTLLESILRDEEGHIDEIEEQLDQIKQMGIQNYLAKQ
- a CDS encoding transglutaminase-like domain-containing protein — translated: MKILIYLLIGMQSNPLIDKAYEVGVGEWAKFVWDYSTPVDRINFNEENFLKHFLAIKINMERLPWGKTLSDELIYHYVIPPRVSQEPLENFTWLYKDTLYNLVKDCENMKEAILKINEWCFTHMEYKPTAPWDQSATATLKRGFGRCEEMTILFMKALRTVGIPVRYVYTPWWPFTESNHAWVEVWTEEGWKFLGSAEPTDLNFAWFREPSKRAGIVLAVAFGNVKSSSDEVLRKYKNYTLLNVTRNYTNPFVLKVKVFDNGRPAKDVSFSVNVWNYSAFVPVYACSLSNGMGTFTLGRTDFLLYAQKGSRRAFYFLRPEEDTVEVSLDLVKDSEIDTLFVLRTVRTSPDTDRARYLPDLETLQHARKRYFKKLEFPFVDSVFDTVLIKIFSESRGNWQTLWNFYRNHRDKRESFKNYLSRFESKDLVMLDTAGLYEEFSYVDSAMKLTRAPQPLLDSFCIPPCVYYEEFGFYRKTLFEKFRSIYDEKTFDRAFL
- a CDS encoding putative DNA modification/repair radical SAM protein; its protein translation is MDRVSKIKLLIESARYDLCGDCFLSKEVRRIKDLYHTRWIYPELLPDGRRVRLLKVLLSNYCENDCAYCSISKFMDVRRVSFTSEELAEIFVNLYQRGLVNGLFLSSGVKGNPERTMRELIDTVWLLRKKYHFKGYVHLKILPGVSLQTVEEAVRLASRVSVNLEVPNDAYLRKVSSKKELANDLLEKLNRISIIKESQRDILKDGFTTQFVVGVAEETDFEILQTVDRLYRKLRLSRAYYSAFQPIPKTPLQNKPPTNLVREVRLYQADYLIRKYGFTLSELNFDIRGFLSLTKDPKELWALQHPEFFPVELTKADYFKLLRVPGIGPRTARWILKKRKALSTYQILNALKFYPNLRKALPYIAIKGKKLGKSALQGELFLGETQEV